The window GCGTCCGCCAGGCCTGCCCCCAGTGACACGGACCGGCGAATGCCCAGCTCAGGCCGTACAGGGGTGGGGGCAACCCCCGGGGTGGGCGGGGGCCCGGCCCCCCACGAGGCCTCCGGCTGACAGGCTGGTGGCGAGGGAACGGCCGCAGCCAGACTCGCCCGCATGACGATTTCCTCCGACGCCCCGGTCACGACCGCACCGGCCGCCGTGCGTGACCGCAGATCCCGCCCCGACGCCGGCAGCGACTTCGCCCGGTTGTCGCAGCGCATCACCGAGGCGGGTCTGCTGCGGCGGCGGCCCGGCTACTACACGGTGCGGCTCGGTCTGGTGATCGGGCTGCTGGCGGCGGGCTGGGCGGCCTTCGTCGCGCTGGGCGACACCTGGTGGCAACTGGCGGTCGCCGCCTTCATGGCCCTGATGTTCGGCCAGGTCGCCCTGGTGGCCCACGACTTGGCGCACCGGCAAGTGTTCCCGAAGCGTCGCGCGAGCGCGATCTGGGGCCGGCTCTTCGGCAACCTCGGCATCGGCATGAGCTACGGCTGGTGGATGAACAAGCACACCCGCCACCATGCCAACCCCAACCACGAGGAACTCGACCCCGATGTCGCCCCGGACATCCTGGTGTGGTCCACCGAGCAGGCCCGCGACAGCAACGGCCTGGCCCGCTTCATCGGCGGCCACCAGGCGTTCCTGTTCTTCCCGCTGCTGACGCTGGAGGGTTTCAACCTGCATGTGGCGAGCGTGCGGGCGCTGCGCTCACCGTCGATGAAGAGCCGCCTGCTGGAGGGCACTCTGCTCTTCCTTCACATGGCGGCCTACCTGTCCGCGCTGTTCCTGGTGCTCTCCCCCGGCAGGGCCGTGGCGTTCCTCGTCCTGCACCAGTGCCTGTTCGGTGTGTATCTCGGCTGCACGTTCGCCCCGAACCACAAGGGCATGCCCACCTTCACCGGCGACGACCGCCCCGACTTCCTGCGCCGCCAGGTGCTCACGTCCCGCAACGTGCGGGGCGGCCGGCTCACCGACGTGATGCTCGGCGGGCTCAACTACCAGATAGAGCACCACCTGTTCCCGAGCATGCCCACCCCTCATCTGCGACGGGCCCAGGTCGTCGTACGCGCGTACTGCGCGGAGATCGACGTGCCGTACCACGAGACGGGCCTGTTCCAGTCCTACCGCGAGGCACTCACCCACCTGCACCGGGTGGGCGAGCCCATCAGGCGTCGGCGCGAGGCGTCCTGACGGCAGGCGAACGGCGCTGCCCGGCCCCCCGCTCGACGCGCGGGGCCGGGCAGCGGTGACGTCCCGTCAGACGCCGAGCAGGTCCACGACGAAGA of the Streptomyces sp. NBC_01788 genome contains:
- a CDS encoding fatty acid desaturase family protein, which codes for MTISSDAPVTTAPAAVRDRRSRPDAGSDFARLSQRITEAGLLRRRPGYYTVRLGLVIGLLAAGWAAFVALGDTWWQLAVAAFMALMFGQVALVAHDLAHRQVFPKRRASAIWGRLFGNLGIGMSYGWWMNKHTRHHANPNHEELDPDVAPDILVWSTEQARDSNGLARFIGGHQAFLFFPLLTLEGFNLHVASVRALRSPSMKSRLLEGTLLFLHMAAYLSALFLVLSPGRAVAFLVLHQCLFGVYLGCTFAPNHKGMPTFTGDDRPDFLRRQVLTSRNVRGGRLTDVMLGGLNYQIEHHLFPSMPTPHLRRAQVVVRAYCAEIDVPYHETGLFQSYREALTHLHRVGEPIRRRREAS